In Modestobacter versicolor, a single genomic region encodes these proteins:
- a CDS encoding toxin glutamine deamidase domain-containing protein, with protein sequence MSGGDVQPAWEGLGLPDWASELLSYVSSGQEWPKGSESALWELAEQWQGLAEELSTALEREATATENLLAGWQSPATLAFLERADATLYGEEASLAQFLGQAGALAQQSDAMGREVQYAKISVNVAFYIALISAFIAVLAAFFTFGTSTVALGAVGTVLREAARTIIQRLIQLAGRRFAQQVMTRAAQRAGQTAVQRTIAAQLAREVAEEVAEEVAIDAISQGYQISQGTRDGWDLQKTGAAAVGGAAGGALGVPVGRGVNRALGNTPLGRMGRDAAGNPVSGLSGPFRRWPGNAVNAGTTNAITSPFANSIANATVYQQYSFSLDGALGSAAAGAGRAGTISPTSPEVAAAVTRPSHALGSAVGDGSVVRPGQGVDTAAAQSWSDFAAANGAQQPAAGSAGAGSGQGAPGGAGQQGGAGQQGGAGQQGGAGSQGGAGSQGGAGSQGGAGPQAAHDAPAAETAQQSTSAPTAATAPAAAPESAAPGTTQGTTAPAATPTTTAPTPAPDTSGASVTTPNSETTPGPAGTQDTAPPAATPDSASSPAPAAPAAPSNADSTTAPATSNSETTPAPAGTQDTAPSAATPDSPSSTAPAATSSSETTPAPAGTQDAAPPAATQDATPAPASTTAPTTDTSAPAVSPATTSPGATSAPAVTSDSTPPSATPGASPSDSSTSAPAATATDTTATAAPTTAAPATAATPSTGAPSTGAPGTAAPAAVTPGTAAPAATTPATTPSTATPSSGTPSTATPSTATPSTATPSTATPATGTPSTGTPGTAAPAATTPATTPSTATPSSGTPSTATPSTATPSTATPSTAMPSTATPAAATPAAAAAAAATPTAATPTAATPSTPTPAPATRPTGDPAGPTRASQAPEGSPDGSAEQVAAPLVQSGGSGVRPTSPVRAEIWAERTYEVIRADTHDVADIVASTADVDRGDGRRGFTAAEVQQVKDHLFTQEHRLALYDDNGERVPGAVDVRTFDVDPDIAETWLRLAGPGTAHPDDVRLLAHELAEAAAWAADPELAYPEAHAVAQQAFDWHGNRRGPTHENTDTWSERHGAVADLPADGGEPRAGGVRVREQSGGHDGPGAGRPQGPGPGAAGPGGPGPAADRGGQGDPALDARGDVAAGRRDPELTAPGVEAPGPAAPGADADHAPPLNAGPDGTVLLENGVPVAPVFARSALDLPPSFHDTVAAHLPPGMTVAEFDVLRRTPADQLTPEQVEALRTIRESTQVARGDVVQRALPAETLANYLGNRTVDVPNVGVVFQPTTVSGFTAAMADVAALTTPAAVYEGLALGYTDPRYERANGRPPYLPDDGSIAVLRFPLVDVTQTSTPFSPVFGGDVTSPPPFTGNGFTDSAGHRVPEFTIDGLVDLPDGAEIYALDVDGRETLLAVYDLETASWLRAATPTGPTTSTTPSTEDTHDTAAGPGTAGRQLGRVEGPGLQGLDRGRPAGVGAGVRPDAGGRPVHPQPQRGVDEGAPGDRGGAVPAADVLPVAGGAVRGGGPDAGRPVEPGLDGPGRGPGGAAGPAAAGQVHVGDDGARVGGDRPGAGAPRRPADPAPELTPREAAQHLTAEPAPWQPGDDETGVDRPVVEPGRYLPPGAEVEQRMQDAHRAAGEGDVAGWIDAVNPAIHVFAPGSDEAGPWRNNCGECSRRVADAVQGVAVVPAWGDPARGEYEEMWSWAGARPLQALTAPPPVPGPGGADTAASLDAAARFTADAWQAIEQAAAGQPVGTVVVVGVDWDVPGLSRGQAGGHWFNAVVGPTGLLWVDGQDGTASPWPPGYGNQIWRAEAIVRRPGAPWEGVDLDAGQRPGTRGVDTGGGDRLGAELDGHGRPGDRGAVGRPAVPGRLAGDPADPAPGRTAVPGASGPGAPGAPGPGDAGGGARPAGDRAGLTADPGEVETGGAVRPRDVLDPDVQEAWARRVYDALVTNPAVVPAMVAALADTRRLEGTTGFSPAEVALVLRHVVVDRHLLTDPDTGLPTRRARFDPDADMAEAFVRVFRGTQTPADVTLMEHELAEARHLAAHPGTSYRAAHAVATARADWWATGPQRTGESIEGLEVTDGGVPGVREGAGDGGRGGVPLRPGREPADDVGGGRPAGPDGLAERGGRGPDDADGGARDREAPAGDGQLAGPGRDRALSPGRLSPAAVLRLARELQERAWTALPQAEQDEVTAQVAAAERVADQVTALLQGVLTTVGPELGLAGLAHRVKAPASIARAIQPLRRLRALSATDAVATLNDRLRFTVVVPVDGYTATVQRVLAGLQEQGLTVRAKSFWRPGNRYLGLNVVVRGGPDDVPFEVQFPTPDTHDVGHDTHPDYELHRLPVELAGPLAQVPALGRILDANALSELDERIPAGVEDFGTPKDTGPATALAADAELVDAYLNALAERGTSVVEHLLEQEVTRPTARLLADIIEGERSATGRGTGLPGGPGPRDGGGVERLRGPPGAVDDAARGGLPAGPGPVGGGPGGGAGARAEGPGPGGRGDHPGRPRESGGRGPGDGAGAAQRGGAQADPRAGLSDPPVAEVGTAQLPVLAGVLPVELAAGPVPLLFRLVLPPDGRPPVVVLTELAGSPAPWADPRLVASAADELTARSTALQRTPPDRVLWFAEHLPHDGADGLLRRLEVRREDGRHSADPRRSEAMTSEAAAWWRGVLELRPAPEVLERLTGGDAQRWASATASERSR encoded by the coding sequence GTGAGCGGCGGCGACGTCCAGCCTGCCTGGGAGGGCCTCGGCCTCCCCGACTGGGCCAGCGAGCTGCTCTCCTACGTCAGCTCCGGCCAGGAGTGGCCCAAGGGCAGCGAGTCCGCGCTCTGGGAGCTCGCCGAGCAGTGGCAGGGCCTGGCCGAGGAGCTGTCGACCGCGCTCGAGCGGGAGGCGACCGCCACCGAGAACCTGCTGGCCGGCTGGCAGAGCCCGGCCACGCTGGCGTTCCTCGAGCGTGCCGACGCGACGCTGTACGGCGAGGAGGCCAGCCTCGCCCAGTTCCTGGGCCAGGCCGGGGCGCTGGCCCAGCAGAGCGACGCCATGGGCCGGGAGGTCCAGTACGCCAAGATCTCGGTCAACGTCGCCTTCTACATCGCGCTCATCTCGGCGTTCATCGCAGTCCTCGCCGCCTTCTTCACCTTCGGGACGTCGACCGTCGCGCTCGGCGCGGTCGGCACCGTGCTGCGCGAGGCCGCCCGCACGATCATCCAGCGGCTGATCCAGCTGGCCGGGCGCCGCTTCGCCCAGCAGGTGATGACGCGGGCCGCGCAGCGGGCGGGGCAGACCGCCGTCCAGCGGACCATCGCCGCCCAGCTGGCCCGGGAGGTCGCCGAGGAGGTGGCCGAGGAGGTCGCCATCGACGCGATCTCCCAGGGCTACCAGATCTCGCAGGGCACCCGGGACGGCTGGGACCTGCAGAAGACCGGTGCGGCGGCGGTCGGCGGCGCAGCCGGTGGCGCGCTCGGGGTGCCGGTCGGGCGCGGGGTCAACCGGGCGCTGGGCAACACCCCGCTCGGCCGGATGGGCCGCGACGCCGCCGGCAACCCGGTCTCCGGGCTGAGCGGGCCGTTCCGCCGCTGGCCGGGCAACGCCGTGAACGCAGGCACCACCAACGCGATCACCTCGCCGTTCGCCAACTCGATAGCGAACGCGACCGTCTACCAGCAGTACTCCTTCTCCCTGGACGGCGCGCTCGGCTCGGCCGCGGCCGGCGCCGGGCGGGCCGGCACCATCAGCCCGACCAGCCCGGAGGTCGCCGCAGCGGTGACCCGGCCGTCGCACGCGCTGGGGTCCGCGGTGGGCGACGGCTCGGTGGTGCGGCCGGGCCAGGGGGTCGACACCGCAGCGGCGCAGAGCTGGTCGGACTTCGCCGCGGCCAACGGTGCCCAGCAGCCGGCGGCGGGCTCCGCCGGTGCCGGCAGCGGCCAGGGAGCACCGGGCGGTGCCGGTCAGCAGGGTGGGGCTGGTCAGCAGGGTGGTGCTGGTCAGCAGGGGGGTGCCGGTTCGCAGGGTGGAGCTGGTTCGCAGGGTGGTGCCGGTTCGCAGGGTGGTGCGGGTCCGCAGGCCGCCCACGACGCCCCGGCAGCGGAGACCGCGCAGCAGTCGACCAGCGCTCCTACAGCCGCCACCGCGCCGGCAGCCGCTCCGGAGTCCGCCGCCCCGGGTACCACCCAGGGCACGACGGCACCGGCGGCCACACCGACCACGACGGCGCCAACGCCCGCGCCGGACACCTCGGGCGCGTCCGTGACCACGCCGAACTCGGAGACCACGCCTGGACCGGCGGGCACCCAGGACACGGCGCCCCCGGCGGCCACGCCGGACTCCGCGTCGTCCCCGGCCCCGGCGGCCCCGGCGGCCCCGTCGAACGCGGACAGCACCACCGCACCGGCCACGTCGAACTCGGAGACCACGCCTGCACCGGCGGGCACCCAGGACACGGCGCCCTCGGCGGCCACGCCGGACTCCCCGTCGTCCACGGCCCCGGCGGCCACGTCGTCTTCAGAGACCACGCCTGCCCCGGCGGGCACCCAGGACGCGGCGCCCCCGGCAGCCACCCAGGACGCCACGCCCGCACCGGCATCCACCACGGCCCCGACCACCGACACGTCGGCACCGGCAGTCAGCCCGGCCACGACCTCGCCGGGGGCCACCTCAGCGCCGGCGGTCACCTCCGACTCCACGCCCCCGAGCGCCACTCCGGGCGCGTCGCCCTCGGACTCCTCGACGTCGGCCCCCGCTGCCACGGCAACGGACACCACAGCGACTGCCGCTCCCACGACCGCCGCCCCCGCCACGGCTGCGACGCCGAGCACCGGGGCGCCGAGCACCGGGGCGCCGGGCACCGCGGCGCCGGCCGCTGTGACGCCGGGCACCGCGGCGCCGGCCGCCACGACGCCGGCCACGACCCCGAGCACTGCGACGCCGAGCTCCGGAACGCCGAGCACTGCGACGCCGAGCACTGCGACGCCGAGCACCGCGACGCCGAGCACCGCGACGCCGGCGACTGGCACGCCGAGCACTGGCACGCCGGGCACCGCGGCGCCGGCCGCCACGACGCCGGCCACGACCCCGAGCACTGCGACGCCGAGCTCCGGAACGCCGAGCACTGCGACGCCGAGCACTGCGACGCCGAGCACCGCGACGCCGAGCACCGCGATGCCGAGCACCGCGACGCCGGCCGCCGCGACGCCGGCCGCCGCGGCGGCGGCCGCCGCGACGCCCACCGCTGCGACGCCGACGGCGGCGACGCCGAGCACCCCGACGCCGGCCCCCGCGACCCGCCCGACGGGCGACCCCGCCGGACCCACCCGGGCGTCCCAGGCACCGGAGGGCTCCCCGGACGGCAGCGCCGAGCAGGTCGCGGCCCCGCTGGTGCAGTCCGGTGGGTCCGGCGTGCGGCCGACCAGCCCGGTGCGTGCCGAGATCTGGGCCGAGCGGACCTACGAGGTGATCCGGGCCGACACCCACGACGTCGCCGACATCGTGGCGTCGACCGCCGACGTCGACCGCGGGGACGGGCGACGGGGGTTCACCGCAGCGGAGGTCCAGCAGGTCAAGGACCACCTGTTCACCCAGGAGCACCGGCTCGCCCTCTACGACGACAACGGTGAGCGGGTGCCCGGCGCCGTCGACGTCCGGACGTTCGACGTCGACCCGGACATCGCCGAGACGTGGCTGCGGCTGGCCGGTCCGGGCACGGCGCACCCCGACGACGTCCGGCTGCTCGCCCACGAGCTCGCCGAAGCGGCTGCGTGGGCAGCCGACCCGGAGCTCGCCTACCCCGAGGCGCACGCCGTCGCCCAGCAGGCCTTCGACTGGCACGGCAACCGCCGCGGGCCCACGCACGAGAACACCGACACCTGGAGCGAGCGTCATGGCGCTGTTGCTGACCTACCGGCTGACGGCGGAGAGCCCCGAGCAGGTGGCGTACGAGTTCGGGAGCAGTCCGGAGGACATGACGGGCCAGGTGCTGGTCGACCCCAGGGACCCGGACCGGGAGCTGCCGGGCCGGGGGGACCCGGGCCTGCAGCGGACCGTGGCGGGCAAGGTGACCCTGCGCTGGATGCGCGAGGGGACGTGGCCGCGGGGCGGCGCGATCCAGAGCTGACGGCACCCGGCGTCGAGGCCCCGGGCCCGGCAGCACCGGGCGCGGACGCCGATCACGCGCCCCCGCTCAACGCCGGGCCGGACGGCACCGTGCTGCTGGAGAACGGCGTCCCGGTCGCCCCGGTCTTCGCCCGCTCGGCGCTGGACCTGCCGCCGTCCTTCCACGACACGGTCGCCGCCCACCTGCCGCCGGGGATGACCGTGGCGGAGTTCGACGTGCTGCGCCGCACCCCGGCCGACCAGCTCACGCCCGAGCAGGTCGAAGCCCTCCGCACGATCCGCGAGTCGACGCAGGTGGCCCGCGGGGACGTCGTCCAGCGCGCCCTGCCGGCCGAGACGCTCGCCAACTACCTGGGGAACCGCACCGTCGACGTGCCGAACGTGGGGGTGGTCTTCCAGCCCACGACCGTCAGCGGGTTCACCGCGGCGATGGCCGACGTCGCGGCGCTGACCACCCCGGCAGCGGTGTACGAGGGCCTGGCGCTGGGCTACACCGACCCCCGCTACGAGCGGGCCAACGGCCGCCCGCCCTACCTGCCCGACGACGGGTCGATCGCCGTCCTGCGCTTCCCCCTCGTCGACGTCACGCAGACGAGCACCCCGTTCTCCCCGGTCTTCGGCGGCGACGTCACCTCGCCACCGCCGTTCACCGGCAACGGCTTCACCGACAGCGCCGGCCACCGGGTGCCGGAGTTCACCATCGACGGGCTCGTCGACCTGCCCGACGGTGCGGAGATCTACGCCCTGGACGTCGACGGCCGGGAGACGCTGCTGGCGGTCTACGACCTGGAGACGGCCTCCTGGCTGCGCGCGGCGACGCCCACCGGACCCACGACCTCGACCACCCCGAGCACGGAGGACACCCATGACACCGCCGCAGGACCCGGCACTGCCGGACGGCAGCTGGGTCGAGTGGAAGGGCCGGGTCTACAAGGGCTCGATCGTGGTCGACCCGCCGGCGTCGGTGCGGGTGTTCGCCCCGACGCCGGAGGACGACCAGTTCACCCGCAGCCGCAGCGGGGGGTGGACGAGGGTGCTCCCGGAGACCGAGGTGGTGCAGTTCCAGCTGCGGACGTACTGCCGGTGGCAGGGGGAGCGGTTCGCGGTGGCGGACCGGACGCCGGACGGCCGGTTGAGCCTGGTCTGGACGGGCCGGGACGCGGGCCGGGCGGCGCAGCTGGGCCTGCAGCTGCTGGACAAGTACACGTGGGGGACGACGGTGCCCGCGTCGGAGGTGACCGACCTGGCGCAGGAGCGCCACGACGTCCAGCTGACCCCGCGCCGGAGCTGACCCCGCGGGAGGCCGCCCAGCACCTGACCGCCGAGCCGGCGCCCTGGCAGCCCGGCGACGACGAGACCGGGGTGGACCGCCCCGTCGTCGAGCCCGGCCGGTACCTCCCGCCCGGTGCGGAGGTCGAGCAGCGGATGCAGGACGCCCACCGGGCTGCGGGCGAGGGCGACGTCGCCGGCTGGATCGACGCGGTCAACCCGGCGATCCACGTGTTCGCCCCGGGGTCGGACGAGGCAGGCCCCTGGCGCAACAACTGCGGTGAGTGCTCCCGCCGGGTCGCCGACGCCGTCCAGGGGGTGGCGGTGGTCCCGGCGTGGGGCGACCCGGCGCGCGGCGAGTACGAGGAGATGTGGTCCTGGGCCGGGGCGCGGCCGCTGCAGGCGCTGACCGCGCCGCCGCCGGTGCCCGGTCCCGGCGGTGCCGACACGGCGGCCTCGCTGGACGCCGCGGCCCGGTTCACCGCGGACGCCTGGCAGGCGATCGAGCAGGCGGCGGCGGGTCAGCCGGTCGGCACGGTCGTCGTCGTCGGCGTCGACTGGGACGTGCCCGGCCTGTCCCGCGGCCAGGCCGGCGGGCACTGGTTCAACGCCGTGGTCGGCCCGACGGGGCTGCTCTGGGTGGACGGGCAGGACGGCACGGCCTCGCCGTGGCCGCCGGGGTACGGCAATCAGATCTGGCGGGCCGAGGCGATCGTGCGTCGTCCGGGCGCGCCGTGGGAGGGAGTGGACCTTGACGCAGGGCAACGGCCCGGGACCCGAGGGGTCGACACCGGAGGAGGCGATCGCCTCGGTGCTGAGCTGGACGGGCACGGACGACCAGGAGACCGAGGGGCGGTGGGCCGCCCAGCCGTTCCAGGACGCCTGGCTGGTGACCCGGCCGACCCAGCGCCGGGGCGCACCGCTGTTCCTGGTGCGTCAGGGCCGGGTGCGCCCGGTGCACCTGGCCCGGGAGACGCTGGCGGAGGCGCACGCCCAGCTGGTGACCGAGCAGGGCTGACCGCCGACCCCGGCGAGGTCGAGACCGGCGGTGCCGTCCGACCGCGCGACGTGCTCGACCCCGACGTCCAGGAGGCCTGGGCGCGGCGGGTCTACGACGCGCTGGTCACCAACCCGGCCGTCGTCCCGGCGATGGTGGCGGCGCTGGCCGACACCCGCCGGCTGGAAGGCACCACCGGGTTCAGCCCGGCCGAGGTCGCGCTGGTGCTGCGGCACGTCGTCGTCGACCGGCACCTGCTCACCGACCCGGACACCGGGCTGCCGACCCGCCGGGCGCGCTTCGACCCGGACGCGGACATGGCCGAGGCGTTCGTCCGGGTGTTCCGCGGCACCCAGACGCCGGCCGACGTGACGTTGATGGAGCACGAGCTGGCCGAGGCCCGCCACCTGGCGGCGCACCCGGGCACCAGCTACCGGGCCGCGCACGCGGTGGCCACGGCGCGGGCCGACTGGTGGGCGACGGGCCCGCAGCGCACCGGCGAGTCGATCGAGGGACTGGAGGTCACGGATGGCGGTGTACCTGGTGTACGAGAAGGTGCAGGAGACGGCGGGCGCGGTGGAGTACCGCTACGGCCCGGACGAGAGCCGGCTGACGACGTCGGTGGTGGTCGACCCGCAGGACCCGACGGCCTGGCCGAGCGTGGGGGGCGAGGACCCGATGATGCCGACGGTGGTGCGCGGGATCGTGAAGCGCCAGCGGGCGACGGGCAGCTGGCCGGACCGGGGCGTGATCGAGCACTGAGCCCGGGCCGGCTGAGCCCGGCCGCCGTCCTGCGGCTGGCCCGCGAGCTCCAGGAGCGTGCCTGGACGGCCCTCCCGCAGGCGGAGCAGGACGAGGTGACGGCGCAGGTCGCCGCCGCCGAGCGGGTCGCCGACCAGGTGACCGCGCTGCTGCAGGGCGTGCTGACCACCGTCGGGCCGGAGCTCGGGCTGGCGGGGCTCGCCCACCGGGTGAAGGCGCCGGCGTCGATCGCCCGGGCCATCCAGCCGCTGCGCCGGCTGCGCGCGCTGAGCGCGACGGACGCCGTGGCCACGTTGAACGACCGGTTGCGCTTCACCGTCGTCGTCCCGGTGGACGGGTACACCGCCACGGTGCAGCGGGTGCTGGCCGGGCTGCAGGAACAGGGCCTCACCGTCCGGGCGAAGAGCTTCTGGCGGCCGGGCAACCGGTACCTCGGGCTCAACGTGGTGGTCCGGGGCGGCCCGGACGACGTCCCGTTCGAGGTGCAGTTCCCGACCCCCGACACCCACGACGTCGGGCACGACACCCACCCCGACTACGAGCTGCACCGGCTGCCGGTCGAGCTGGCCGGTCCGCTGGCGCAGGTGCCGGCGCTCGGCCGGATCCTGGACGCCAACGCCCTGAGCGAGCTCGACGAGCGCATCCCGGCCGGCGTCGAGGACTTCGGGACGCCGAAGGACACCGGCCCGGCGACCGCGCTGGCCGCTGACGCGGAACTGGTCGACGCCTACCTGAACGCTCTGGCCGAGCGCGGGACGTCGGTGGTCGAGCACCTGCTCGAGCAGGAGGTCACCCGGCCGACGGCCCGCCTGCTGGCCGACATCATCGAGGGAGAGCGCAGTGCGACAGGACGAGGAACTGGTCTACCGGGAGGCCCGGGACCCCGGGACGGGGGAGGCGTGGAACGTCTTCGTGGCCCACCTGGGGCCGTGGACGACGCCGCGCGCGGGGGCCTACCTGCCGGCCCTGGGCCGGTGGGCGGCGGACCCGGAGGCGGTGCGGGCGCTCGTGCTGAGGGACCTGGACCAGGGGGACGGGGCGATCACCCGGGTCGACCGCGCGAGAGCGGAGGCCGTGGCCCGGGAGATGGGGCAGGAGCTGCCCAGCGAGGCGGAGCTCAAGCGGATCCTCGCGCCGGGCTGAGCGACCCGCCGGTCGCCGAGGTCGGGACGGCGCAGCTGCCGGTGCTCGCCGGGGTCCTCCCGGTCGAGCTGGCCGCCGGCCCGGTCCCGCTGCTGTTCCGGTTGGTGCTCCCGCCGGACGGGCGGCCGCCGGTGGTCGTGCTGACCGAGCTGGCCGGCTCCCCGGCCCCGTGGGCCGACCCGCGGCTGGTCGCCTCGGCCGCCGACGAGCTCACCGCGCGCTCCACCGCGCTGCAGCGGACGCCGCCGGACCGGGTCCTCTGGTTCGCCGAGCACCTGCCGCACGACGGCGCGGACGGGCTGCTGCGGCGGCTGGAGGTGCGGCGCGAGGACGGCCGCCACTCGGCCGACCCCCGGCGCAGCGAGGCGATGACCAGCGAGGCCG